A region of Mauremys mutica isolate MM-2020 ecotype Southern chromosome 24, ASM2049712v1, whole genome shotgun sequence DNA encodes the following proteins:
- the LOC123355806 gene encoding calcium homeostasis endoplasmic reticulum protein isoform X1, translating into MEMPLPPDDQELRNVIDKLAQFVARNGPEFEKMTMEKQKENPKFSFLFGGEFYGYYKYKLALEQQQLLCKQTQDIEATAQIQPLSQPSLPPAAAIPAPQGAPSVEELIQQSQWNLQQQEQHLLAMRQEQVTSAVALAVEQQMQKVLEETQLDMNEFDNLLQPIIDTCTKDAISAGKNWMFSNAKSPQHCELMAGHLRNRITAEGAHFELRLHLIYLINDVLHHCQRKQARDLLAALQKVVVPIYCTSFLAVEEDKQQKIARLLQLWEKNGYFDESIIQQLQSPALGLGQYQATLITEYASVVQPVQVAFQQQIQNLKTQHEEFVNSLTQQPQQQQQIQIPPLESEVKSTPPAPAPAPTPAAAPPAAPVSQADDGKSQLPLAGSAEYDATGAGVQDPAAAGPRGPGPHDQIPPNKPPWFDQPHPVAPWGQQQGPPHCPPWNNNHEGMWNEQRDSGWNNQRETPWNNQPDPSWNNQFEAPWNNQHEQPPWGGGQREPPFRMQRPPHFRGPFPPHQQHPQFNQPPHPHNFNRFPPRFMQDDFPPRHPFERPPYPHRFDYPQGDFPQEIGPPHHHPGHRLPHPGIGEHPPWGGPQHPDFGPPPHGFNGQPPHMRRQGPPHVNHDDPSLVPNVPYFDLPAGLMAPLVKLEDHEYKPLDPKDIRLPPPMPPSERLLAAVEAFYSPPSHDRPRNSEGWEQNGLYEFFRAKMRARRRKGQEKRNSGPSRSRSRSKSRGRSSSRSNSRSSKSSGSYSRSRSRSCSRSRSYSRSQSRSRSRSHSSRSRSRSRSRSRSKSYSPGRRHRSRSRSPTPPSAAGLGSNSGPPIPDSRLGEENKGHQMLVKMGWSGSGGLGAKEQGIQDPIKGGDIRDKWDQYKGVGVALDDPYENYRRNKSYSFIARMKARDDLKRETQDPPPPE; encoded by the exons ATGGAGATGCCGCTGCCGCCCGATG accAGGAGCTGCGGAATGTCATTGACAAACTGGCGCAGTTTGTGGCGCGGAACGGGCCCGAGTTCGAGAAGATGACGATGGAGAAGCAGAAGGAGAATCCCAAGTTCTCGTTCCTTTTTGGGGGCGAGTTTTATGGCTACTACAAGTACAAACTGGCGTTGGAGCAGCAGCAAT TGCTGTGCAAACAGACTCAAGACATAGAGGCCACTGCACAGATCCAGCCATTGTCACAGCCCTCTCTTCCGCCAGCTGCAGCTATCCCAGCTCCTCAAGGTGCTCCGTCTGTAGAGGAACTTATCCAACAGAGCCAGTGGAAtctccagcagcaggagcagcatctCCTTGCTATGCGACAG GAACAAGTTACATCAGCGGTAGCCCTTGCAGTTGAACAACAAATGCAGAAAGTCTTGGAGGAAACCCAGCTAGACATGAATGAATTTGATAACTTGCTGCAGCCGATAATTGACACATGTACAAAAGATGCAATCTCA GCTGGCAAAAACTGGATGTTTAGTAATGCAAAGTCTCCTCAACACTGTgagctgatggctggacatctGCGAAATCGCATAACGGCAGAAGGGGCACACTTTGAGCTTCGGTTACACTTAATCTATCTAATCAATGATGTATTGCATCACTG CCAGCGGAAGCAAGCACGAGATCTTCTGGCCGCTTTACAGAAGGTGGTTGTCCCTATATATTGTACTAGCTTTTTAGCTGTGGAAGAGGATAAGCAACAGAAAATTGCCAGA CTCCTTCAGCTGTGGGAGAAAAATGGCTACTTTGATGAATCAATTATTCAGCAGTTACAGAGCCCGGCTCTTGGACTTGGCCAGTACCAG GCAACTTTGATCACAGAATATGCATCAGTAGTGCAGCCTGTGCAGGTGGCCTTCCAGCAGCAGATACAAAACTTGAAAACACAACATGAAGAATTTGTCAATAGTTTAACAcagcagccacagcagcagcaacaaataCAAATACCACCACTGGAGAGTGAGGTAAAATCGACacccccggctccggctccggctccgacACCTGCTGCAGCACCGCCTGCTGCTCCAGTCAGTCAAGCAG ATGATGGCAAGTCTCAGCTTCCTCTGGCTGGTTCTGCAGAGTATGATGCAACAGGGGCGGGGGTGCAAGATCCTGCAGCTGCTGGACCACGTGGCCCTGGGCCTCATGATCAGATTCCTCCAAATAAACCACCCTGGTTTGACCAGCCTCATCCTGTTGCACCTTGGGGTCAACAACAG GGACCTCCACACTGTCCTCCATGGAATAACAACCATGAAGGAATGTGGAATGAACAGAGAGACTCAGGATGGAATAACCAGCGGGAGACCCCTTGGAATAACCAGCCAGATCCTTCTTGGAACAACCAATTTGAAGCACCATGGAACAACCAGCACGAGCAGCCTCCATGGGGAGGGGGCCAGAGGGAGCCTCCATTTCGAATGCAGCGGCCACCTCACTTCAGAGGTCCATTCCCTCCACATCAGCAACATCCCCAGTTCAATCAGCCCCCACATCCACATAATTTCAACCGCTTCCCACCTCGCTTCATGCAGGATGACTTCCCACCTCGCCATCCCTTTGAACGGCCGCCTTATCCTCATCGTTTTGACTACCCCCAAGGGGACTTTCCTCAAG AAATTGGACCACCTCATCATCATCCTGGGCATAGATTGCCTCATCCTGGAATTGGTGAGCATCCTCCTTGGGGTGGGCCACAGCACCCTGATTTTGGGCCTCCTCCACATGGATTTAATGGGCAGCCTCCTCACATGCGGAGACAAGGCCCCCCTCACGTAAACCATGATGATCCCAGCCTGGTGCCAAATGTCCCCTACTTTGATCTTCCTGCTGGACTTATGGCTCCACTTGTGAAA CTTGAAGATCATGAATATAAGCCTTTGGATCCTAAAGATATACGTCTTCCACCCCCAATGCCCCCGAGTGAGAGATTGTTGGCTGCAGTTGAAGCATTTTATAGTCCACCATCTCATGACAGGCCTAGAAACAG TGAAGGCTGGGAGCAGAATGGGCTGTATGAGTTCTTCAGAGCTAAAATGAGAGCTAGACGGAGAAAAGGTCAGGAGAAGAGAAATAG TGGGCCATCTCGATCCCGCAGTAGGTCTAAAAGCAGAGGTCGCTCCTCCTCACGATCCAATTCAAGATCTTCAAAGTCATCTGGCTCCTATTCAAGGTCACGATCACGATCCTGCTCCCGATCACGATCCTATTCACGATCGCAGTCCAG AAGCAGAAGCAGGTCCCACTCTTCTCGTAGTCGGTCACGGTCAAGGTCAAGATCAAGATCTAAATCTTACTCCCCGGGAAGGCGGCACCGGTCCCGATCTCGCAGTCCCACTCCTCC CTCTGCTGCTGGTTTGGGCTCTAACTCCGGGCCTCCTATACCTGATTCAAGACTTGGAGAAGAAAATAAAGGGCATCAAATGTTAGTGAAAATGG GATGGAGTGGATCTGGAGGACTGGGAGCCAAGGAACAAGGAATCCAAGACCCAATTAAAGGAGGGGATATCCGAGATAAATGGGATCAGTATAAAGGAGTAGGAGTTGCACTAGATGACCCATATGAAAACTACCGCAGAAATAAAAGTTACTCGTTTATTGCACGCATGAAGGCCAGAGATGACT TGAAGCGTGAAACCCAAGACCCTCCACCACCTGAATAA
- the LOC123355806 gene encoding calcium homeostasis endoplasmic reticulum protein isoform X2, translating into MEMPLPPDDQELRNVIDKLAQFVARNGPEFEKMTMEKQKENPKFSFLFGGEFYGYYKYKLALEQQQLLCKQTQDIEATAQIQPLSQPSLPPAAAIPAPQGAPSVEELIQQSQWNLQQQEQHLLAMRQEQVTSAVALAVEQQMQKVLEETQLDMNEFDNLLQPIIDTCTKDAISAGKNWMFSNAKSPQHCELMAGHLRNRITAEGAHFELRLHLIYLINDVLHHCQRKQARDLLAALQKVVVPIYCTSFLAVEEDKQQKIARLLQLWEKNGYFDESIIQQLQSPALGLGQYQATLITEYASVVQPVQVAFQQQIQNLKTQHEEFVNSLTQQPQQQQQIQIPPLESEVKSTPPAPAPAPTPAAAPPAAPVSQADDGKSQLPLAGSAEYDATGAGVQDPAAAGPRGPGPHDQIPPNKPPWFDQPHPVAPWGQQQGPPHCPPWNNNHEGMWNEQRDSGWNNQRETPWNNQPDPSWNNQFEAPWNNQHEQPPWGGGQREPPFRMQRPPHFRGPFPPHQQHPQFNQPPHPHNFNRFPPRFMQDDFPPRHPFERPPYPHRFDYPQGDFPQEIGPPHHHPGHRLPHPGIGEHPPWGGPQHPDFGPPPHGFNGQPPHMRRQGPPHVNHDDPSLVPNVPYFDLPAGLMAPLVKLEDHEYKPLDPKDIRLPPPMPPSERLLAAVEAFYSPPSHDRPRNSEGWEQNGLYEFFRAKMRARRRKGQEKRNSGPSRSRSRSKSRGRSSSRSNSRSSKSSGSYSRSRSRSCSRSRSYSRSQSRSRSRSHSSRSRSRSRSRSRSKSYSPGRRHRSRSRSPTPPSAAGLGSNSGPPIPDSRLGEENKGHQMLVKMGWSGSGGLGAKEQGIQDPIKGGDIRDKWDQYKGVGVALDDPYENYRRNKSYSFIARMKARDDCK; encoded by the exons ATGGAGATGCCGCTGCCGCCCGATG accAGGAGCTGCGGAATGTCATTGACAAACTGGCGCAGTTTGTGGCGCGGAACGGGCCCGAGTTCGAGAAGATGACGATGGAGAAGCAGAAGGAGAATCCCAAGTTCTCGTTCCTTTTTGGGGGCGAGTTTTATGGCTACTACAAGTACAAACTGGCGTTGGAGCAGCAGCAAT TGCTGTGCAAACAGACTCAAGACATAGAGGCCACTGCACAGATCCAGCCATTGTCACAGCCCTCTCTTCCGCCAGCTGCAGCTATCCCAGCTCCTCAAGGTGCTCCGTCTGTAGAGGAACTTATCCAACAGAGCCAGTGGAAtctccagcagcaggagcagcatctCCTTGCTATGCGACAG GAACAAGTTACATCAGCGGTAGCCCTTGCAGTTGAACAACAAATGCAGAAAGTCTTGGAGGAAACCCAGCTAGACATGAATGAATTTGATAACTTGCTGCAGCCGATAATTGACACATGTACAAAAGATGCAATCTCA GCTGGCAAAAACTGGATGTTTAGTAATGCAAAGTCTCCTCAACACTGTgagctgatggctggacatctGCGAAATCGCATAACGGCAGAAGGGGCACACTTTGAGCTTCGGTTACACTTAATCTATCTAATCAATGATGTATTGCATCACTG CCAGCGGAAGCAAGCACGAGATCTTCTGGCCGCTTTACAGAAGGTGGTTGTCCCTATATATTGTACTAGCTTTTTAGCTGTGGAAGAGGATAAGCAACAGAAAATTGCCAGA CTCCTTCAGCTGTGGGAGAAAAATGGCTACTTTGATGAATCAATTATTCAGCAGTTACAGAGCCCGGCTCTTGGACTTGGCCAGTACCAG GCAACTTTGATCACAGAATATGCATCAGTAGTGCAGCCTGTGCAGGTGGCCTTCCAGCAGCAGATACAAAACTTGAAAACACAACATGAAGAATTTGTCAATAGTTTAACAcagcagccacagcagcagcaacaaataCAAATACCACCACTGGAGAGTGAGGTAAAATCGACacccccggctccggctccggctccgacACCTGCTGCAGCACCGCCTGCTGCTCCAGTCAGTCAAGCAG ATGATGGCAAGTCTCAGCTTCCTCTGGCTGGTTCTGCAGAGTATGATGCAACAGGGGCGGGGGTGCAAGATCCTGCAGCTGCTGGACCACGTGGCCCTGGGCCTCATGATCAGATTCCTCCAAATAAACCACCCTGGTTTGACCAGCCTCATCCTGTTGCACCTTGGGGTCAACAACAG GGACCTCCACACTGTCCTCCATGGAATAACAACCATGAAGGAATGTGGAATGAACAGAGAGACTCAGGATGGAATAACCAGCGGGAGACCCCTTGGAATAACCAGCCAGATCCTTCTTGGAACAACCAATTTGAAGCACCATGGAACAACCAGCACGAGCAGCCTCCATGGGGAGGGGGCCAGAGGGAGCCTCCATTTCGAATGCAGCGGCCACCTCACTTCAGAGGTCCATTCCCTCCACATCAGCAACATCCCCAGTTCAATCAGCCCCCACATCCACATAATTTCAACCGCTTCCCACCTCGCTTCATGCAGGATGACTTCCCACCTCGCCATCCCTTTGAACGGCCGCCTTATCCTCATCGTTTTGACTACCCCCAAGGGGACTTTCCTCAAG AAATTGGACCACCTCATCATCATCCTGGGCATAGATTGCCTCATCCTGGAATTGGTGAGCATCCTCCTTGGGGTGGGCCACAGCACCCTGATTTTGGGCCTCCTCCACATGGATTTAATGGGCAGCCTCCTCACATGCGGAGACAAGGCCCCCCTCACGTAAACCATGATGATCCCAGCCTGGTGCCAAATGTCCCCTACTTTGATCTTCCTGCTGGACTTATGGCTCCACTTGTGAAA CTTGAAGATCATGAATATAAGCCTTTGGATCCTAAAGATATACGTCTTCCACCCCCAATGCCCCCGAGTGAGAGATTGTTGGCTGCAGTTGAAGCATTTTATAGTCCACCATCTCATGACAGGCCTAGAAACAG TGAAGGCTGGGAGCAGAATGGGCTGTATGAGTTCTTCAGAGCTAAAATGAGAGCTAGACGGAGAAAAGGTCAGGAGAAGAGAAATAG TGGGCCATCTCGATCCCGCAGTAGGTCTAAAAGCAGAGGTCGCTCCTCCTCACGATCCAATTCAAGATCTTCAAAGTCATCTGGCTCCTATTCAAGGTCACGATCACGATCCTGCTCCCGATCACGATCCTATTCACGATCGCAGTCCAG AAGCAGAAGCAGGTCCCACTCTTCTCGTAGTCGGTCACGGTCAAGGTCAAGATCAAGATCTAAATCTTACTCCCCGGGAAGGCGGCACCGGTCCCGATCTCGCAGTCCCACTCCTCC CTCTGCTGCTGGTTTGGGCTCTAACTCCGGGCCTCCTATACCTGATTCAAGACTTGGAGAAGAAAATAAAGGGCATCAAATGTTAGTGAAAATGG GATGGAGTGGATCTGGAGGACTGGGAGCCAAGGAACAAGGAATCCAAGACCCAATTAAAGGAGGGGATATCCGAGATAAATGGGATCAGTATAAAGGAGTAGGAGTTGCACTAGATGACCCATATGAAAACTACCGCAGAAATAAAAGTTACTCGTTTATTGCACGCATGAAGGCCAGAGATGACTGTAAGTGA
- the LOC123355806 gene encoding calcium homeostasis endoplasmic reticulum protein isoform X3: MEMPLPPDDQELRNVIDKLAQFVARNGPEFEKMTMEKQKENPKFSFLFGGEFYGYYKYKLALEQQQLLCKQTQDIEATAQIQPLSQPSLPPAAAIPAPQGAPSVEELIQQSQWNLQQQEQHLLAMRQEQVTSAVALAVEQQMQKVLEETQLDMNEFDNLLQPIIDTCTKDAISAGKNWMFSNAKSPQHCELMAGHLRNRITAEGAHFELRLHLIYLINDVLHHCQRKQARDLLAALQKVVVPIYCTSFLAVEEDKQQKIARLLQLWEKNGYFDESIIQQLQSPALGLGQYQATLITEYASVVQPVQVAFQQQIQNLKTQHEEFVNSLTQQPQQQQQIQIPPLESEVKSTPPAPAPAPTPAAAPPAAPVSQADDGKSQLPLAGSAEYDATGAGVQDPAAAGPRGPGPHDQIPPNKPPWFDQPHPVAPWGQQQGPPHCPPWNNNHEGMWNEQRDSGWNNQRETPWNNQPDPSWNNQFEAPWNNQHEQPPWGGGQREPPFRMQRPPHFRGPFPPHQQHPQFNQPPHPHNFNRFPPRFMQDDFPPRHPFERPPYPHRFDYPQGDFPQEIGPPHHHPGHRLPHPGIGEHPPWGGPQHPDFGPPPHGFNGQPPHMRRQGPPHVNHDDPSLVPNVPYFDLPAGLMAPLVKLEDHEYKPLDPKDIRLPPPMPPSERLLAAVEAFYSPPSHDRPRNSEGWEQNGLYEFFRAKMRARRRKGQEKRNSGPSRSRSRSKSRGRSSSRSNSRSSKSSGSYSRSRSRSCSRSRSYSRSQSRSRSRSHSSRSRSRSRSRSRSKSYSPGRRHRSRSRSPTPPSAAGLGSNSGPPIPDSRLGEENKGHQMLVKMGWSGSGGLGAKEQGIQDPIKGGDIRDKWDQYKGVGVALDDPYENYRRNKSYSFIARMKARDDC; the protein is encoded by the exons ATGGAGATGCCGCTGCCGCCCGATG accAGGAGCTGCGGAATGTCATTGACAAACTGGCGCAGTTTGTGGCGCGGAACGGGCCCGAGTTCGAGAAGATGACGATGGAGAAGCAGAAGGAGAATCCCAAGTTCTCGTTCCTTTTTGGGGGCGAGTTTTATGGCTACTACAAGTACAAACTGGCGTTGGAGCAGCAGCAAT TGCTGTGCAAACAGACTCAAGACATAGAGGCCACTGCACAGATCCAGCCATTGTCACAGCCCTCTCTTCCGCCAGCTGCAGCTATCCCAGCTCCTCAAGGTGCTCCGTCTGTAGAGGAACTTATCCAACAGAGCCAGTGGAAtctccagcagcaggagcagcatctCCTTGCTATGCGACAG GAACAAGTTACATCAGCGGTAGCCCTTGCAGTTGAACAACAAATGCAGAAAGTCTTGGAGGAAACCCAGCTAGACATGAATGAATTTGATAACTTGCTGCAGCCGATAATTGACACATGTACAAAAGATGCAATCTCA GCTGGCAAAAACTGGATGTTTAGTAATGCAAAGTCTCCTCAACACTGTgagctgatggctggacatctGCGAAATCGCATAACGGCAGAAGGGGCACACTTTGAGCTTCGGTTACACTTAATCTATCTAATCAATGATGTATTGCATCACTG CCAGCGGAAGCAAGCACGAGATCTTCTGGCCGCTTTACAGAAGGTGGTTGTCCCTATATATTGTACTAGCTTTTTAGCTGTGGAAGAGGATAAGCAACAGAAAATTGCCAGA CTCCTTCAGCTGTGGGAGAAAAATGGCTACTTTGATGAATCAATTATTCAGCAGTTACAGAGCCCGGCTCTTGGACTTGGCCAGTACCAG GCAACTTTGATCACAGAATATGCATCAGTAGTGCAGCCTGTGCAGGTGGCCTTCCAGCAGCAGATACAAAACTTGAAAACACAACATGAAGAATTTGTCAATAGTTTAACAcagcagccacagcagcagcaacaaataCAAATACCACCACTGGAGAGTGAGGTAAAATCGACacccccggctccggctccggctccgacACCTGCTGCAGCACCGCCTGCTGCTCCAGTCAGTCAAGCAG ATGATGGCAAGTCTCAGCTTCCTCTGGCTGGTTCTGCAGAGTATGATGCAACAGGGGCGGGGGTGCAAGATCCTGCAGCTGCTGGACCACGTGGCCCTGGGCCTCATGATCAGATTCCTCCAAATAAACCACCCTGGTTTGACCAGCCTCATCCTGTTGCACCTTGGGGTCAACAACAG GGACCTCCACACTGTCCTCCATGGAATAACAACCATGAAGGAATGTGGAATGAACAGAGAGACTCAGGATGGAATAACCAGCGGGAGACCCCTTGGAATAACCAGCCAGATCCTTCTTGGAACAACCAATTTGAAGCACCATGGAACAACCAGCACGAGCAGCCTCCATGGGGAGGGGGCCAGAGGGAGCCTCCATTTCGAATGCAGCGGCCACCTCACTTCAGAGGTCCATTCCCTCCACATCAGCAACATCCCCAGTTCAATCAGCCCCCACATCCACATAATTTCAACCGCTTCCCACCTCGCTTCATGCAGGATGACTTCCCACCTCGCCATCCCTTTGAACGGCCGCCTTATCCTCATCGTTTTGACTACCCCCAAGGGGACTTTCCTCAAG AAATTGGACCACCTCATCATCATCCTGGGCATAGATTGCCTCATCCTGGAATTGGTGAGCATCCTCCTTGGGGTGGGCCACAGCACCCTGATTTTGGGCCTCCTCCACATGGATTTAATGGGCAGCCTCCTCACATGCGGAGACAAGGCCCCCCTCACGTAAACCATGATGATCCCAGCCTGGTGCCAAATGTCCCCTACTTTGATCTTCCTGCTGGACTTATGGCTCCACTTGTGAAA CTTGAAGATCATGAATATAAGCCTTTGGATCCTAAAGATATACGTCTTCCACCCCCAATGCCCCCGAGTGAGAGATTGTTGGCTGCAGTTGAAGCATTTTATAGTCCACCATCTCATGACAGGCCTAGAAACAG TGAAGGCTGGGAGCAGAATGGGCTGTATGAGTTCTTCAGAGCTAAAATGAGAGCTAGACGGAGAAAAGGTCAGGAGAAGAGAAATAG TGGGCCATCTCGATCCCGCAGTAGGTCTAAAAGCAGAGGTCGCTCCTCCTCACGATCCAATTCAAGATCTTCAAAGTCATCTGGCTCCTATTCAAGGTCACGATCACGATCCTGCTCCCGATCACGATCCTATTCACGATCGCAGTCCAG AAGCAGAAGCAGGTCCCACTCTTCTCGTAGTCGGTCACGGTCAAGGTCAAGATCAAGATCTAAATCTTACTCCCCGGGAAGGCGGCACCGGTCCCGATCTCGCAGTCCCACTCCTCC CTCTGCTGCTGGTTTGGGCTCTAACTCCGGGCCTCCTATACCTGATTCAAGACTTGGAGAAGAAAATAAAGGGCATCAAATGTTAGTGAAAATGG GATGGAGTGGATCTGGAGGACTGGGAGCCAAGGAACAAGGAATCCAAGACCCAATTAAAGGAGGGGATATCCGAGATAAATGGGATCAGTATAAAGGAGTAGGAGTTGCACTAGATGACCCATATGAAAACTACCGCAGAAATAAAAGTTACTCGTTTATTGCACGCATGAAGGCCAGAGATGACT GTTAA